A DNA window from Danio aesculapii chromosome 1, fDanAes4.1, whole genome shotgun sequence contains the following coding sequences:
- the hand2 gene encoding heart- and neural crest derivatives-expressed protein 2, whose product MSLVGGFPHHPVMHHDGYSFAAAAAASRCHEEPPYFHGWLISHPEMSPPDYTMAPSYSPEYTTGAPGLDHSHYGGVPGAGAVGMGPRTVKRRPTANRKERRRTQSINSAFAELRECIPNVPADTKLSKIKTLRLATSYIAYLMDILDKDEQNGETEAFKAEFKKTDAKEERRKKEMNDVLKSSGSSNDKKTKGRTGWPQHVWALELKQ is encoded by the exons ATGAGTTTAGTTGGAGGGTTTCCCCACCATCCTGTGATGCACCATGACGGCTATTCCTTTGCTGCTGCAGCTGCTGCCAGTCGCTGTCATGAAGAACCCCCCTATTTTCATGGGTGGCTTATCAGCCATCCAGAGATGTCTCCTCCAGACTATACCATGGCACCTTCGTACAGCCCCGAATACACAACAGGAGCTCCCGGGCTCGACCACTCGCACTACGGAGGAGTACCGGGGGCCGGCGCCGTTGGAATGGGACCGCGGACAGTAAAACGTAGACCCACGGCAAACCGAAAGGAGAGGCGCAGGACTCAGAGCATCAACAGCGCCTTTGCAGAACTCAGGGAATGCATTCCCAACGTGCCCGCGGATACGAAGCTATCCAAAATCAAAACCCTTCGTTTAGCTACCAGTTATATCGCTTACCTTATGGACATTCTGGACAAAGACGAACAGAACGGAGAAACAGAGGCCTTCAAAGCGGAATTCAAAAAGACAGACGCCAAAGAAGAAAGGCGAAAGAAGGAAATG AATGACGTTTTGAAAAGTTCAGGGAGCAGCAATGACAAGAAAACTAAAGGGAGAACTGGTTGGCCGCAGCATGTTTGGGCATTGGAACTGAAGCAATGA